A stretch of Oncorhynchus mykiss isolate Arlee chromosome 14, USDA_OmykA_1.1, whole genome shotgun sequence DNA encodes these proteins:
- the LOC110488649 gene encoding T-cell leukemia homeobox protein 3-like, producing MERAPSAPSPPPKAAQHEPISFGIDQILSSGADSETGRTSSRYGSDTSSGDGYRLGSPTGGSAASYTALSISLSGMVPQLEDPGLYGVNCSLGSRGVIRVPAHRPLTTSGPPHLMSAVPGYGGLCYPWVGNRFAKERLSALVPFTVTRRIGHPYQNRTPPKRKKPRTSFSRVQICELEKRFHRQKYLASAERATLAKSLKMTDAQVKTWFQNRRTKWRRQTAEEREAERQQANRLILQLQADALHKSLGESAGSDPLCSHNSSLYALQNMQPWAEERE from the exons ATGGAGCGCGCACCCAGCGCCCCAAGTCCTCCTCCCAAAGCGGCCCAGCACGAACCCATCAGCTTCGGTATCGACCAGATACTCAGTAGCGGTGCTGACTCAGAGACCGGACGGACCAGCAGCAGATACGGTTCGGATACAAGCAGTGGAGACGGTTACCGTTTGGGAAGCCCAACTGGAGGGAGCGCTGCCTCCTACACTGCgctgtccatctccctctccgGCATGGTACCACAGTTAGAGGACCCTGGTTTGTACGGAGTGAACTGTAGCCTGGGTAGCAGAGGAGTGATCCGGGTGCCTGCTCACAGACCGTTGACTACCTCCGGGCCGCCGCACTTGATGAGCGCTGTACCCGGGTATGGAGGCCTGTGTTACCCGTGGGTCGGGAATAGGTTCGCCAAGGAAAGGTTATCAG CTCTCGTGCCATTTACGGTGACCAGGCGAATAGGTCATCCATACCAGAACCGCACGCCGCCCAAACGGAAAAAGCCTCGGACATCGTTCTCCCGTGTGCAGATTTGTGAGTTGGAGAAGCGCTTCCACCGGCAGAAGTACCTCGCGAGCGCCGAGCGGGCCACCCTTGCCAAGAGCCTGAAGATGACGGACGCGCAAGTCAAGACCTGGTTCCAGAACCGACGGACAAAATGGAG GAGACAGACAGCGGAGGAAAGGGAGGCTGAGCGTCAACAGGCCAATCGGCTGATCCTGCAACTGCAGGCCGACGCCCTCCACAAGTCCCTCGGCGAATCAGCAGGCTCCGACCCACTGTGCTCACATAACTCCTCCCTGTACGCCCTGCAGAACATGCAGCCCTGGGCcgaggagagggagtag
- the LOC110488650 gene encoding Kv channel-interacting protein 1 isoform X2 has translation MGLVMGTFSMQSNKQDRTYRKDKIDDDFEMSIVCHRPEGLDKLEAQSNFSKRELQVLYRGFKNECPSGVVNEDTFKQIYAQFFPHGDASSYAHYLFDAFDSAHSGSIKFEDFVMALSILLRGSVREKLTWTFNLYDINRDGYINKEEMTDIVRAIYDMMGKYTYPALKTDTPKQHVDAFFQKMDKNRDGVVTLDEFILSCQEDENIMRSLQLFENVI, from the exons ATGGGTCTCGTCATGGGGACCTTTTCCATGCAATCCAATAAGCAGGATCGGACCTATCGGAAAG ataaaATTGATGATGATTTTGAGATGAGCATTGTGTGTCATCGGCCAGAAGGGCTGGATAAACTGGAGGCTCAGAGCAACTTCAGCAAGAGAGAGCTACAAGTCCTTTACCGTGGCTTCAAAAAC GAGTGCCCTAGTGGGGTGGTGAACGAGGACACCTTCAAACAGATATACGCCCAGTTCTTTCCCCATGGAG ATGCCAGTTCCTACGCACACTACCTGTTCGACGCCTTTGACTCAGCACACAGCGGATCCATCAAGTTTGAG gaCTTTGTCATGGCTCTGTCCATCTTACTGAGGGGATCAGTGAGGGAGAAATTGACGTGGACTTTCAACCTGTATGACATAAACAGAGATGGCTACATCAacaaggag GAGATGACAGACATCGTCAGAGCGATATATGACATGATGGGGAAGTACACCTACCCTGCCCTGAAGACAGACACTCCCAAACAACATGTGGATGCTTTCTTCCAGAAGATGGACAAGAACAGAGATGGAGTAGTCACTCTGGATGAGTTCATTCTGTCCTGCCAGGAG GATGAAAACATCATGAGGTCCCTGCAGCTTTTCGAAAACGTCATATAA